The Candidatus Methylomirabilota bacterium genome contains a region encoding:
- a CDS encoding FCD domain-containing protein produces MDETRCAYLAAQRADENDLWHLEMALQKLTKALRARETPTAVLADIEFHSIIARSTKNSALLTLIATIEPIITENRRNTIQSFDSEALAIPHLKIYEAIKRQDPDGAALAMERHLQELMEFIFPADVA; encoded by the coding sequence ATCGACGAGACACGCTGTGCGTACCTGGCGGCCCAACGGGCTGATGAAAACGACCTCTGGCACCTCGAGATGGCCTTACAGAAACTGACAAAGGCGCTGAGAGCGAGGGAGACTCCCACGGCGGTTCTGGCGGACATCGAGTTCCACAGTATTATTGCCCGCTCGACGAAGAATTCGGCGCTGTTGACGCTGATTGCTACGATCGAACCGATCATCACGGAAAACCGCCGGAACACGATTCAGTCCTTTGACAGCGAGGCCCTGGCGATTCCCCATCTCAAAATCTACGAAGCGATCAAGCGGCAGGATCCGGACGGGGCTGCCTTGGCGATGGAGCGGCATTTACAAGAGCTCATGGAGTTTATCTTTCCCGCAGACGTGGCCTGA
- a CDS encoding 3'(2'),5'-bisphosphate nucleotidase — translation MAYEKERRVAVEAVLKACRLCQVVREALVSEETMAKEDRSPVTVADFGSQAVISLDLLRAFPDDPVAAEEDAADLRTPAGSALRAKVTQHVSTIVPGLSDEEILASIDRGTWAGGPTRRYWVLDPIDGTKGFLRGDQYAVALALIEEGQIVLGILGCPNLPIDASRSTGPKGSLFIALKGGGATVRRFDDPSETRIGVTEIADPAQAVYCESFEDSHSSHNSTARIAAILGVTAPPLRIDSQCKYGVVARGDVSIYLRLPPRATYEDKIWDHAAGSIVLKEAGGEVTDVYGRPLDFSLGRTLRETVGILATNGKLHTRVLAAVRQALESD, via the coding sequence ATGGCGTACGAGAAAGAACGTCGCGTGGCTGTGGAAGCCGTCCTCAAAGCGTGCCGCCTATGCCAGGTAGTGCGAGAGGCCCTCGTCTCTGAAGAGACCATGGCCAAAGAAGACAGGTCACCGGTGACGGTCGCCGACTTCGGCTCGCAGGCCGTGATCAGTTTAGATTTACTGAGAGCCTTTCCCGACGACCCGGTCGCGGCAGAGGAAGATGCCGCTGACCTGCGGACCCCGGCCGGATCGGCGCTCAGGGCTAAGGTCACTCAGCACGTCAGCACCATAGTTCCGGGACTGAGCGATGAAGAGATTCTAGCCAGCATCGACCGTGGCACCTGGGCGGGTGGACCCACGAGACGCTATTGGGTCCTTGATCCCATCGATGGGACCAAGGGATTTCTGCGGGGCGACCAATATGCCGTTGCCCTGGCGCTGATTGAAGAGGGGCAGATCGTTCTCGGTATACTCGGCTGCCCGAACCTCCCAATCGATGCTAGCCGTTCTACCGGGCCCAAGGGCAGCCTCTTCATTGCCCTCAAGGGCGGGGGTGCCACGGTGCGGCGATTTGACGACCCGTCCGAGACAAGGATCGGGGTGACGGAGATTGCCGATCCGGCGCAGGCGGTCTACTGCGAGTCTTTCGAAGACTCTCATTCCTCGCACAACAGTACGGCACGCATTGCAGCGATCCTCGGTGTAACGGCTCCGCCGCTGCGGATCGACAGCCAGTGCAAGTATGGGGTGGTCGCCCGCGGCGACGTCTCGATCTATCTTCGGCTCCCCCCCCGCGCCACCTACGAGGATAAGATCTGGGATCACGCTGCGGGATCTATTGTTTTAAAGGAGGCCGGAGGTGAGGTGACCGATGTCTATGGCCGACCACTCGACTTCTCGCTGGGTCGGACACTCCGCGAAACCGTAGGCATCCTCGCAACCAATGGCAAGCTCCATACTCGGGTTCTCGCCGCTGTGCGACAGGCTCTGGAATCTGACTGA
- a CDS encoding winged helix-turn-helix domain-containing protein, which yields MVSKIRQFIVKSRLKDGSRLPSEHEFCRRLQVSRPTVREALNVLETLGLVEKIPGRGPSSDAAPDRTGLVVTLTPQMKLPRRAF from the coding sequence GTGGTTAGCAAGATCCGGCAATTTATTGTCAAGAGCCGCCTGAAAGATGGGAGCCGCCTTCCCTCCGAGCATGAGTTCTGCCGCCGGCTCCAGGTAAGCCGCCCCACGGTGCGAGAGGCCCTGAACGTATTGGAAACACTGGGATTGGTCGAAAAGATCCCTGGACGGGGGCCTTCGTCCGACGCCGCCCCCGACCGTACAGGGCTGGTGGTCACCCTTACACCGCAGATGAAATTGCCGAGGCGAGCCTTTTAG